In Haliotis asinina isolate JCU_RB_2024 chromosome 11, JCU_Hal_asi_v2, whole genome shotgun sequence, the genomic stretch AATTGTTTTTATTATCCAGTATATAAAGTAGTTTCATATAGACTTTTTTGTTCTTTTGTAAGACAAAAACAGGTTGTAGCTTCTGCTCAAgagaatattttatatatttttagttATCAGTGTTTGCATTTTTCATGtaagaaacacacaaacaatattttgccTGCCTGTGTTGTGCatatagattctgatctactttattttaaaaagtaccttaaaacagcaacatatgaaaaaaaacaataaattttgaaaatgatcCAGGATTGTATTTCACATGCAAgagatttggactacatatttaaaattttatttctACACTCATACAAAACCTACCACAAACACTGGCAATTGTATTAAtaagatttgattattttctaAGGGGGTTAAAAAGATGTTTCAAGTATTCACCGTTGCTCAGTTTAAGGAACATAAAACTTCTTGCACATAGTGCAACATAATATCACATATTTTTTGAAAGTTTGGTATTGGTGATTTTCTGCAAATCACAAATGGACTTATGTAGGTAAAGGGTGCAGAATGAAAATTCACTTTGTCTACAGATATCCTTAAAAACCTTAAAACTAATAATAGGACCCCTATGACCTCCATGTTTGTGAGTGGAAGTAAAAGCCTAGGTTTTGATGATTTAGACAAAAGCACATTATCTTACTTTTTATATGTCATGACATAACACTAACTGTTACCGTCGAAGCCATTTCCTCATCattctgttttttttcttgaACAGCCATATAGTAACAATATTGTACTGGGTGCAATTTAGAATATTTATGAGGTTTAATGTCACAGTTTCTGGTTATGTCGGTGCAAGTTCTAAATGATTAAAAAGAGCTCCCAAGTATGATTTTGTCGGGCCTACAGTGCACACTTTTCCTCAAGAAACCTGTTGAGATGGGCAATATATCACATCGTGCCAGGTGTAATTAATGCAGTTACATAAGTGATCTCAATTGTGACCTGATGTGTAAACCTTTGGAACTCTATCTGACTCCTGTCATGAAAGACACAGTGGCGGATAAATTTGCATCTCATCTGAGTCAGACAAACACTGTAATTAACTTCATTGACTGGCATGTGGAAGTTACCGGTACATAACAATATGTGgatgaacaatttctttatGCTTGGGAGGCTGTAATGAACAAGTTATTCACCCATATATTGTTTAATTCTTTGTGTTATTTTGCCTAGGTTAATGCATTTCTTGATATTACATGCGGTAGCTCCATACAGCCGTAACAACATGGTAAATCTTTTGTAACTGATCTGAAaatgatccgtgaaggtcccgaggtagagcaggccttcaacaacccatgcttgccttaaaaggcgactatgcttattgtaagaggtgactaatgggatcaggtgatcaggcttggttggcacatgtcatcggtccccaattgtgaagatcgatgctcatgttgttgatcactggattttttggttcagactcgcttatttacagactgccgccatatagctggaatatagctgagtgcgacgtaaaactatactcactcactgatctaGAAGTACTATTTTATGACCTGTCAAGAACTATCGGGAAATATGTTCAGACTTCTCCCCATACTGTGAAAAAGCtaaacatatgatatgaaactAACACTGACATGACAGAAACCTGAATCTACATCTTTTTATTCTGACACTAGCACGGAGATGTGAGATGTATGTGAACAGGTTGAATAAATTAAAGGTGCTCACACAGGCATTGATTGGGAAAggcatgggccattttgcacattagaataataAATGGCCTATTAACatttggaagtttactattgatacaagggcagtggacCATTCAAAATTCTGGAAaaggctaataatcctgaaaatggcccattgtctttcccaatccctgcacaTGTCTGTCATCTACTGTCATCTGCTGTGTTATGCAATGCCCTTTAcaatgtttccatgacaactaaAATGTTATTGCCAGGAACTAGTTTCTACCTGTGCAAATAAAAcatagaaaataaaacaattatatgcTAGATTATGAATATTTGTAGAACACCTGTGTCCATACGTGTGTGCATGGTCAAGGGGATGTCACTCCAATAAGGTGCTTGAAGGGTAGCAGTCATATGAtaatcccactgggtacccattcacagttgGTGGACAGAACAaacagttttgaacaaactttGATTTATTGTGACTTGCccaggtgagaccacatgtttcacatgtgctTTGTTGAGGGGCATGGCAGAATCCTTAGAAACTCAGGCGTCAATCTGCCTAAGACGTTCACTCATCCAAGAAAAACGGTTCCTAAgtcatattcatgacatattatAACAAGGTGTTCAGATATtttcttcactttcagaaactgtggtaatctagaTGTGCCACATACCAGACCCACTGGGCTGTATtgggtgtatttgtttcagggtctgacTTGTCAACCTCATTAGCATTTTTATCAGATCATTTTATCAAGTTAATCACATTGTTTTGTAGCACTAGTAACACAAGATGTTACATGACATATATCCCTTCATTGTCTCACACTAACCATACCCTGCCAGCTTATCAACCAAGATAAATTAGTAAGCAGTTTCTTATATCAAACAGGACAATCACATAACAGAAACTGCTTACACTGTAACAGGACAATCACATAACAGAAACTGCTTACACTGTAACAGGACAATCACATAACAGAAACTGCTTACACTGTAACAGGACAATTATATTACCAAAGAGTTTCTTATATTGTAACAGGCCAATTATATAACAGATTATTTTCTTATATTATAACAGGACAATTATGTAACAACAATATCTTATATTATGAAAGGACAATTAATGGGTAATAACAGACATTTTGCTTGTATTATAACAGAACAATTATAAAACAGCATTTCTTATATTATAACAGGACAATTATTACAGAACAATTTCTTCAGGCAACTAACTAATGTACATGTTGTTCTTAAAAAAATGTAGAAGATGAATAATGCATAAGATAATAATGCATAATAATGCATAATCATTTTGCATACACTGCTTAAAAATGGTTGCAAAAGACCAATATTATATCTTTGTATTTAGTTGATGACTTTGTGACGGTGATTCTTGAAAtctttgttttcaaattgtaaACAGATATGTAAGCATGATAGGCTTGGTTAAAATAATGTAAGTGAAAACATACATCACTTTCGTCACATTTCATGTTAGTCTACTGCCAGTAATGGTTTGTTATCATTAAGACTGACACACAGTGCTTATTCAGGACTTTACTCATAATACACTCAGATGACAATGTATATGGTGTGTGCAATTCAAGTCTCCTCGAGTTTATCTGTAACTGATTTATCTGTTTATCTGTGGTTTATCAATATCTTGCTAGTTTGTGGTGAGAACTAGTCCTATTCCCTAGTCTTGGTCTAACTGACTAGTCATGATGTCTAAGCCTGTCCTGTCTACTAGGATCTAGACTTGGCACAGTAGACAGCCCAGTCACTTGCCAGGCAGATCAGCCTGGGTTCAGTCCCCAATGCAAGTACTTTCTGAGCAGTTTATGGTTATTCCCGAGAGCAGGATATGGTAGAATAATCTTTAAACTCTTTGCTTTCTCCTTGTCTTTTCAGTCAAGACATGGAAAACTTTGATGGAGGATCGTCCAGTGCTACTTCTTTCTCGATGAAGACATTCACGTGGCTTGTGCTCCTTGTCCAGGTGTTTGGACTGGCGGCAGTTGTCATGGTAGCAGTGTGGATGGGACACTTCCGGGGTGGTTTTGCCTGGCAGAGTAACCCATCCCTAGAGTTCAACTACCATCCTTTGTTCATGATCATTGGCATGGTGTTCCTGTTTGGTGATGGTAAGTTTCAGGGATGAGAAAGTAACCTAGAGCTTTAATCATTTGCTTGTCCAGGGATGAACCTAGGTTAGTTCAGGGTTTGGAATGCCTGGTGAGACAGATTTGTTAGCCTTTTCAATCACACTTCAGGGTTTGGAATGCGTGGTGAGACAGATTTGTTAGCCTTTTCAGTCACACTTCAGGGTTTGGAATGCCTGGTTAGACAGCTAGATTTGTTAGCCTTGTCATTCAAAGTTCTTCATTTTGTTCCCACAGAATCATGTTAAGTGAACAACGTTTAGTTCCTTATAAATCATACATAGTTTTCACATTTGTAATAGTTATCACGTTTAGTTCCTTGGTCAGGCCAAAGGTAAGTGTTTcaatttttgtgtttttttcagttcaGTTACCAGTAACCCAAACCATGCACATGTTAATTCCACTGCATAACAGCTTGTCCATGCTGTCTTCAATTGAAACATGTCAAATTTGCTTTACACCTTGACTGCACTCTTCTCAGCCATCCTGGCGTACCGAGTGTTCCGGAATGACAACAAGCTGATCATCAAGATCGTCCATGCCTGCATGCAGGCTGGAGCCCTCATCTTCGCTGCTGTTGGACTGAAGGCGGTGTTTGACTCCCACAACTTGCCAAAGGAACCCATCCCCAACCTGTACTCCCTCCACAGTTGGCTCGGAATCATCACCGTTGTCATGTTTGGGCTTCAGGTGAGAGCCATACCTACAGGGGGCAGAATAGGTTGACTACAGCAGGTACTTGTCTTCCCTCAAGTGACAGAATAGGTCGACTGTAGCAGGTGCTTGTCTTCCCTCAACTGGCAGAATAGGTTGACTATAGCAGGTACTTGTCTCCCCATAAATGGCAGAATAGGTCAGCTATAGCAGGTGCTTATCTCCCCACAACTGGCAAATAGGTCGATTCAGCAGGTGCTTGTCTTCTCTGAACTGACAGAATATGTTGACCATAGCAGGTGCTTTTCTTCTCTGAACTGGCAGAATAGGTTGACCATAGCAGGTGCTTGACCTCTGTCAACTGCCAGAATAGGTCAATCCAACAGGTGCTTGTCTTCCCTCAACTGGCAGAACAGGTCAACTCAGCAGGAGCTTGTCTTCCATCAACTGGCAGAATAGGTCGACTCAGCAGGTGCTTTCCTTCTCTGAACTGGAGGATTTGTTGACCATAGTAGGTGCTTGACTTCCGTCAACTGCCAGAATAGGTCAACCCAAAAGGTGCTTATCTTCCATCAACTGGCAGAATAGGTCGACTCAGCAGGTGCTTGTCTTCTCTGATGTGGCAGAATAGGTCGACTATAGCAGGTGCTTGTCTTCCCTTAACTGGCAGAATAGGTCGACTATAGCAGGCTCTTGTCTCCCCACAACTGGCACAATAGGTCCTCAATTTTCAGTTGCTTATCACACACAGAGGTTTCTTGAAATAAATAATCTGTAGTCCAATGTGTTATCACGAGACACTGATAAAACTACAACACTCTCCTCCTTGACAGCAAGGGTCCTTTGAAGTAATAATACTAGTAAAGTTGCTTATATCGCACTTAATTCCATACAAATGCATGCTCTTAGCATGACAGTTAGGGTGGAAAGTACTTGTTAGAGTACTACCGGTGGAACACAAAGTGCAAATTGAAGAAGGATGTCTTGAGCTGATGTTTAAATTGGTATCAGAGATTTACAGATCTCCTCCACTGACTGACCAAGCTCATCTGATGCCTTGATTCACCAAGCTCATCTGATTCCTTGATTCACCAAGCTCATCTGATTCCTTGTTTCAGTGGGTGTTTGGATTTGTGTGCTACCTGTTTCCCAAGGCTGGCATGGCTGCTCGGCGGATGTACATGCCGTATCACGTATTCTGGGGCATCGCCATCCTCTGCTTTGCTGTGGCAACATCACTGATGGGAATAACGGAAAAAGTCATCTTCTCAAAGTAAGCCAAGTAGTCCTGTATACAAAGCTGTCAATGGTGCAGAATTTATTACGAATTTGCTTCTAAAATATAATCCCTTCCATACTTAGTACAAAATATACGCAGGGTTGTAAAATTACAAggattaattttcaaaatatttaaagaGTGAGTAATTATTTAGCCTTAACAGTCAGGTACAAATGTGAGTTTGTGTTGTTGGTAGACTGGCATGAAATGTATTCATAACTTGCACCTGTCCTACCGatgcttggcgtaagaggcgactgtttgaattgggtggtcaggcttgctgacttggttgatacatgtcatcatatacaagttgtgtagattgatgttcgttctgttgatcacaggattgtcagaTCTAGACTTATGTActcacagaccaccaccatatagctagaatattgctgagtgcggtgttaaacaacaaactaacactACACTCATTATGATTATTGGAAGTTGCTGTAGCAAAATTAAGTGATGACATTAGTAATACTGGAATCACATTTATGTGTTGCACTTTAGACGATAATCATTGTTGGTTTGCATGTTGTGACTAGAACTCAGACCAAGAAATTCCCTGGAACCTACCATACCATGAGACTAAACAAAATTCCCTTGCCGTTTCCGATTCTTTAGCAAGTCAACATCAGAGGGACTCATGTCCATTAGGAGTAGATGAGGAAAATGAAAATTAAGAAACATCCATTTCAGATAAAAATCTTTAccaaataattattttgttactaCAAGTTTGGGCGAATAGGAAAAATGGCCAGGAAATAtgtccagctgaaggaacattTTAGATATCAATAGTTATAGTTTGTTCGGCCTGATTATGTGGGTTTTTTGTTTCAGAATAAGCTATAGCTCATTCATCCCAGAAGGAGTCCTGTTGAACTGTCTCGGCCTGACCATTGTAGCATTCGTCACTCTCGTCGTTTTCCTTCTGACACGCCCAGAGTTTAAACGCCCCCCTGGACCAGAGGAAGAACACCTACAGCTAGCTGAGTAATGACTGGTTAATCAGAATCACGGACATGTCTTGACTAGGTTAATCTTGCACTGACATATATACGGCATTATTTCATCAGTGTTATCATATGTTGAAAGAATTACCTGAAATTTGCATTTTGTCTTTTGCAAGTCATCCCCAGGTGATGAATTAATGGAATACCATCAGATGTGTTTATTACTCTTTCAGACCTTTCGACAGGAAGGAGATATTTGACAAGTGTTGTTTCTCATTCAAAAGGAAAAGAATTATGATTAAGGGAGTAATTCTAATATCACTGATAACTTTCTGAGTTGCATATGATCGGTCAGTTCATATCTTTACAAGTTCTAGCTGTGATCAGGACTATTTTCTAAAGACAAATTTAGTCAAGACATTTATTGTCAATATGTTAGCTCCCTACTGGGACACTGTTCAAAGTTGCTTAAATGGCCAGCTGAACAAGAACTTAATTCTCAGAGCACTTACAGAAGACCCATATTACATGAAAATGTGTAGGTTTGTCTAGATCATAAGTGTTATATGCTGGTTAGTTTAACTTAACAGTCATGGCTTTAGAACAGACATAAGCTGCTTGATCTTAAATATAGAGCTCATTTGTCCACCATGTCAAGATTTGGACATAAGAAGACATgagaagggaagtaactcttggaTGATTATTTGTTGACTAGTCTCGTGACCTCATCTGGCTGTCTGTGCAGCGGAGGAATGGAACCAGTCTCTTCAAATCCAAGTTATGTTTCAGTATTTCATACTTTAGAgcaattatttaaaaaaatatgttttctagTTTGTTTCATCTTCATACATGATGTCCTTCCTCAGGTCATTATCAGCCTAAAACTATATTATTTGGCAATATGTTGCAGTGATTTTGTCATATACAGCCAGACTGTCTCTGGATAACTGAGGCTTGTGTTTTTTGTGACTTCAAACACTCTAAAACTCTAGTCTTGTACAATTAAGTT encodes the following:
- the LOC137256045 gene encoding transmembrane ascorbate-dependent reductase CYB561-like isoform X3 is translated as MENFDGGSSSATSFSMKTFTWLVLLVQVFGLAAVVMVAVWMGHFRGGFAWQSNPSLEFNYHPLFMIIGMVFLFGDAILAYRVFRNDNKLIIKIVHACMQAGALIFAAVGLKAVFDSHNLPKEPIPNLYSLHSWLGIITVVMFGLQWVFGFVCYLFPKAGMAARRMYMPYHVFWGIAILCFAVATSLMGITEKVIFSKISYSSFIPEGVLLNCLGLTIVAFVTLVVFLLTRPEFKRPPGPEEEHLQLAE
- the LOC137256045 gene encoding transmembrane ascorbate-dependent reductase CYB561-like isoform X1, with translation MADNDTTYYEKDDPPRVLQSQDMENFDGGSSSATSFSMKTFTWLVLLVQVFGLAAVVMVAVWMGHFRGGFAWQSNPSLEFNYHPLFMIIGMVFLFGDAILAYRVFRNDNKLIIKIVHACMQAGALIFAAVGLKAVFDSHNLPKEPIPNLYSLHSWLGIITVVMFGLQWVFGFVCYLFPKAGMAARRMYMPYHVFWGIAILCFAVATSLMGITEKVIFSKISYSSFIPEGVLLNCLGLTIVAFVTLVVFLLTRPEFKRPPGPEEEHLQLAE
- the LOC137256045 gene encoding transmembrane ascorbate-dependent reductase CYB561-like isoform X2, whose product is MSSTEPTEKSTIRQDMENFDGGSSSATSFSMKTFTWLVLLVQVFGLAAVVMVAVWMGHFRGGFAWQSNPSLEFNYHPLFMIIGMVFLFGDAILAYRVFRNDNKLIIKIVHACMQAGALIFAAVGLKAVFDSHNLPKEPIPNLYSLHSWLGIITVVMFGLQWVFGFVCYLFPKAGMAARRMYMPYHVFWGIAILCFAVATSLMGITEKVIFSKISYSSFIPEGVLLNCLGLTIVAFVTLVVFLLTRPEFKRPPGPEEEHLQLAE